Proteins from one Acidimicrobiia bacterium genomic window:
- the narI gene encoding respiratory nitrate reductase subunit gamma encodes MNNLLFVVFPYVAATLAIVVTITRWRRHPFSVSALSSQLLEKRKLYWGSVSFHWGITIILLMHLVVLIIPSGIRFWNGAPVRLYLLEGTGIALAAWAGVGLVILLYRRFTNLRVRAVTTRADLVVLAIIAVAIVTGLWTAIGYRWGSFWGTAVFVPYVRSLLVFQPKPELVESLPWVIKTHVLTAFVFLVAFPFTRLVHIITVPLGYLTRPWQKVIRLSQEPAVYHPGSKKLLDRIK; translated from the coding sequence ATGAACAATCTGCTGTTTGTGGTGTTTCCCTATGTGGCAGCGACATTGGCGATTGTGGTGACGATAACTCGGTGGAGACGCCATCCATTCTCGGTTTCGGCGTTGTCGTCGCAACTCCTCGAAAAGCGTAAATTGTATTGGGGTTCCGTGTCGTTCCACTGGGGCATCACGATCATCCTTCTGATGCATCTGGTGGTACTAATCATTCCGAGTGGGATCAGGTTTTGGAATGGCGCCCCGGTCCGGCTTTACCTTCTTGAGGGGACCGGCATCGCGCTGGCTGCCTGGGCCGGAGTTGGCCTGGTGATTCTGTTGTACCGACGATTCACGAACCTTCGAGTCCGGGCAGTCACGACCCGAGCCGACCTGGTGGTGCTAGCCATTATTGCCGTCGCCATCGTTACCGGCCTTTGGACAGCTATTGGATACCGTTGGGGTTCGTTCTGGGGCACCGCCGTATTCGTTCCATACGTACGGTCGCTGCTGGTATTCCAGCCCAAGCCCGAGTTGGTCGAATCGTTGCCATGGGTAATCAAGACACACGTGCTGACAGCTTTCGTGTTTCTCGTGGCATTCCCGTTCACAAGACTCGTGCACATCATCACGGTCCCGCTCGGGTATCTGACCCGGCCATGGCAGAAAGTGATTCGGCTCAGCCAGGAGCCGGCCGTTTACCATCCCGGGTCAAAGAAGCTGCTCGATCGCATCAAATAA